The Callithrix jacchus isolate 240 chromosome 7, calJac240_pri, whole genome shotgun sequence DNA window ACCCCTCAAAGCGCTGCTGCATTTGCTGCTGCCTCCCAAACAAAGAGCCTGATGTCCGCCCTCCTCAGGGGCCGGCAGGCAGGTGTCCACGAAACAAAACCCGCCGTGACGCCAAGCGTGCCCTTCTCGATGCTGGTGTCGTGTTTTGTCTTTGTTATGCCTTCCCGTTTTTGCCATCTGTGGCAGGAGCGGGCACCAAATGTTCCAGAAGCATTTTGGGAGAAAAACTAAACTTTTGAGCCCCTAGGTACTAACTTAATTTTGGTCGTGTGGAGGATCAGGAGTGGGTTTCTGAGACCAAGTAGGAACAGCCCGTTGTGGCTAAGCCATGACTTCTGCCCCTTTCCTTAACCACACCCCCTTCATTCCTCCAAGAGAGCTGTAGAATGTTCTAGAGTTCCACAGCAGGCCACTACCATCTGTTCCTAGTGATCCTCTGCAGGGAGCAGACCCGAAGAGGCCAGAGGGAAGGAGGAGCATTCACAGAACACACACAGGCAGGGTCATGGAGGGGTCTACTTTTCTCAGGAAAAGAGGGGCAGTTACCACAGGCCTGCGGGCAGTGCCTGCAGCTGATTTCAGGGGTGCTAACAGCAGCAATCCCCAATTATCTAGCACTTTCTACCTGTTCCAcatgaaaataaatgctttacATCACTCAGTCCTCAAAACAACTCTACCAAGAGACTGCTATGTTATCCCCACTtcacacatgagaaaactgaagcccactCATCTCGCTGTCAATCACAGAGTCCAGACAGGAACTCAGACCTGTATGATGCGGAGGCCCAGGCTCACCCCCTAGTATATGGCTTCCCCAACAAAACAGTACGTTGCCTGAGCCACAATCTCCTGAAATGAGGACTCATCCTAACCCAGTCACCCCAAAGTTGTCCCTAAAACAGGTGTGAACGAGTGGAGAAGTGCACTTCCAGTGCATGAAGCCCCAGCCTGTGAGCGATCCACAGACACTGTGGAGCTACCATGCACAGAAACAGAGGGAGAAATGCGCAGTGTACACGCACCCAGTCTCATACAGAGGCCActctggggaggttgaggctgtccCCTCCTGGCTGCAGCCTGTGATTGACACACAGTCTCAGAAACACAGCAGGCagacctccccctcccccaattCCCTCCAGCCCCTCACCTCCAGGGAGCCCATCTTCATGGTAGAGCCAGGCACGGTGCGGGGCATGGTCCGGCTGCGCTCCCCTGGCTCGGGCACTTGGCGGGCGCTAGGTGTCGTTGGTGGCGGTTGGAAGGTCATTCCATAGGGGTTCTGGAGAGACCCATAGGCAGGGCCCAGCCCCAGGCCCGAGTGGTCCACAGACAGGAAGCTGGGGTAGCCTTCAGTGTGGGCCACTGTCTTGGCAGCCCGCCGGGGGGTCCCCTCGGGCCGGGCCCTGGGGGCATCCtcaccacctccacccccactgcCAGGCTGCAGGCTCAAAGTCCGCCGGGGCAGCACCATGTAGTCCCCCTCAGAGCCCGGTTCGGTGGGCCGCAGCCATGTGAGGTCCAGCTGCCGTAGGCCGCCCTCcccacacatgtacacagggtTGGCCTCCTGAGGGGGCGGCGGCTCCCCCAGCCCTGGTGAGGCTGCCATGGGCACCAGGATATTCCCAGGCAATGGTGAGAAGCTGAGGCTGCCCTCAGGGCCCACGAGGCAGGACTTGGGCTCCTCATCCTCGTCCAGGGACAGGCGGGATAGTGTGCCCGTGATGGTGGACGGGTTGCAAGTGTTGACCTCCTTGAACAGAACTGGGAgcaggagtgggagggagggggtgAGTCCTGAGGAGGAGGAACCTGCACGTGCCCTTGCCCAGGCCAGGGAGGTACCAAGCCTCTGCACTAGGACAGGAAAGGAAACTGGGTCCTGGAGAGATGGCTGGGTGGTTGGTAATCTCTCACATACAAGAGGGGTTAAGAAGATAACTGCTCCGAAGTCCCCACAGTGAGACAGGGCAAGAAACAAAGGCAAGGCCTAGCTCCCAAAGTCCTGGTGCAGGTCCTGACCTTGACCCCATAGCCCGGAACTGTCAAAGGGCTTTGTCTTCCCACCTCCCTGGGCAGCAACTCCCCAAGAGACAGAACTGGGAAGAGATTCTGGTAAGAATCTGGAAATGATCTAATAACATAACATTCTGTGCCAGGGGTCCTGCTAAGGATGTGATGTCCCCTAATTCATGCATGCCCCTAAGCTTCCCACCTGCCCTGGGAGGACAGTATTCTCTCATTTACAGGTATGTTAACGGAGGCTTGGGGAGGCAGGTTGTTTGCCCAGGCCCATACAGTAAGGGACATTTGCAGCCTTGCATCCAGCTCAGGGCTGTCTAACTTCGAAGCTTGACTCCAGCAGCCAGAACTCCATCAGGGCCTCCCATGATGGGGCCTGGGGCCTCCCCTTCTTCTCCAACCCCAGGGCcactctcagctctgccactgcaCACTCACCTGTTTGACAAGCCAGATCCACATCCTTTTCAAAGTCTGACTATAGGCGgagagggaggggcaggtgggcagAGGGAGGATTAATGTATCAGGGTGGGAGGGGGCTCGCCCTCCCCAGCCAGCTTTGCCCAGTCTGCCTGCCTGAGGGCTGCCAACAGCCCAGCAGAGTCCAGGCAAGGTCTACCCCAGCCCCACCTGAtggctgggaaaactgaattGGGGAAGGACTTGCCCAATGCCATCCAGGTGTTAGTGGCTAAGCGTGAATCAAACCCAATCTCTGTCCCAACCCTGCCATGGATGGGGAAGGTAAATGGTCTAGGGCAGGAGGACTCAGGTGGGGGTGCCCAGAATCCACCCAGGCCCTGGCCAGGCCCCCTAACTCACCAGGATCTGCAGCTGCCCATTCTTACACGAGTCAGGGGAGTCTTCGCTCTCATCAGCCCGGCACACGCCCATCTGGCACTTCACCACATCCTGGACCTGGGGACAGAAGGCGCCTGCTGGGCCTGAGGCCACTGCAGGGCCCCCGGCCACAGCTGGCTGTGCTTCCCCACCCAGATGCCCAAGCAAGTGTGGAAAGAAGGCAGCACATCCAGCCTTGGGGAAGGTGATGACGCCTGGGCGGGGTGCAAGGGGAGAAGGAGACCCAGAAGGCCAAGGATAAGGCTAGGGGACAGTGGTGGGTACCCCAGGCCATTGGCTTCCACACCAAGGGCTGCCCAGCTGGGGCCTGGAGCACCCTGGTCAGGGCCTCAATCCTCCCGGTCTGCACAGTGGGGAGAAGCCAGAGGCCCGGCACAGTGTGGTGGGTACGCAGGGGTGGGAGAGGCCCAGCCCCACCTCTCGGCGCAGGAAGCAGTGCACAGCAGTGATGACAAAGCCCTGCGCAGAGTTGAAGACAGCAAAGAGGGCCTGGAAGAGGACGGAACGGCGGTCTGTCATAGCCAGGACGGCAGACATCCAGGTGAGCGCCAGCAGGGGCAGCACCACGCAGGAGCTCCAGAGTGAGGCCCTGAGGGGACAGTGGCAGAGCCCATCAGAGTGACACTCCAGGGGAcaggatggcttgaacctaggcCTCCACTCAGCTGGAGCCCTTCAGCTGCCCAAGACTGGGGAGGCCCCAAACCCCAGGGCCTCAGTAACGTCCCCAAGCAGAGAGGGGCTGAGGAGCTGGAGCCAGAGAAAcaggacagagacagaaagcagagaaCCACAGGGTCAGAGCAGGGACCAGGAAGGTGGGGATGGACACGCAGACGCAGTGGGACCAAGCCACAGACAGtgcaaagggagagagaagagaaggtagACAGAGGCAGTTGCTATTTGAGCCCCAACTTGCACAGAATCACCTGAAGcggttttaaaaatacacaggcCTGGGTGGCATCCCCAGAGCCtaactggggaggctggggagagggagaggaagagggacagAGACAATAGCCACAGTGAGAGTGCATGCGACACCTAGTCAGAAAGAGTCAACAGGCAGAACACTCAGGGGACGCCTGAGCACGAATCCTCAGGGAGAAGATAGGGGGCCGGGACCAGTGAAGCAGAACTCCCCTCATATACAGAGAAGGTGCCAGGTTGCCAGGGACTGCTCAGAGCCCTGGTCAGAAGGATCAGAGCTGGGCCTGGACCAGACCTACACCTCCCCGGCCTCCCTGCCAGGGGAGTGCAGAACAAAAACATATGGGGCCTGGCATCCAAACcattcccacccctcccccacctgccATAGCACATGAGGGACAGCAGGGCCACCATACCCTCCTGGGCCAGGTGCCACACTCAGCCCACTCTCCTTCCACAAACACCCCCGGTGGGAGAGTCAGGCACAGCTCTGGGCAAGGCAGAGGGTGGCACCATTCCACAGAGACAGCcgggggaggccaaggcagaaagatgggCAGGGGGCCAAGCCCTGCCCTAGGAAGAGCAGTTCAGGCCTGTTCAGCCTGGCAGGGGGCAGGCACAGTGGGCTCTGAAGCCCCTGGAGGTGGAACCAAGACCAAGAGAGGGTCTAATCACAGTAATAAGAGCTATGCTGATTAACCACCAATTCTCCACTAGGCCCTACACTgaacactttacatatattacttCAAATAGTGATCAAAACAACTCCAATTAACAGGCACAGGGATTATtatcccaatttacagatgaggaaactggagtgTGCCCAGCTGGGCAGGGAGAGGCACAGTTGGGATACAAACACAGCTTGACCGACTCCAAAGCTCAAGCATTGAAACGGCTAGTGCAGACGGGGTGAGGGAGGCAGACGGCATGCCCAAGACAGAGGGAGCTTCACAGTGACCGTGCCAGCTGCCTCCAGAGGCCCTGAGCTCCCTGACCCTGGAGGTGTGCAAGATAAAGCTGGACCTCACTGGTCAGGGAGGCTGGAATGGATTTCCGGCCCTGGGTGGGAGGTTGAGCCTAAGGTCTTGTGGATTCCTTTTGcccccacatagctgggattttAAGATTCTCAGATGCTTGGGCAGGGGTCTCAGTGAAATCATTCTCTACCTCCATGATTCTCTGTCTCCAATTGAGTGTGAGATTCAATGCCTCTGAAATGCTAAGTCTCAGATTCTATGACAGATGATAAGACTGGATGATTCACTCATTCTAACATTCTTAGCTTCTGATTGTCTTATTCTAAGATTCTATCATTCTAATTCTAAGGTTCTATAGCTCAAAAATTCTAAGGGCTTAAGATTGTCTGAGCCTCTGAAGGTTGGAGGTGTGGGGCTGTGCAGGATAGAACATTAGCTGggagtgggggcaggggtgggatcCAAGGGTGGGCGAAGGAATCGGGCACCTGTGGGAGGCACAGACATCCACTCCTCATTGCCTTGGCCACCTCTTGCTGAGCCCTTGAGAGTGTGTGGCGGCTGGCAGGAAAGGGCAAGCTTTCCAGGGCACTGGGGTGGtatccctcctcctccccccaccaTGGGCACTGCCCCCCCAATTCCTTTGCCCCACCCATCCCCACCGCCCCGCAGGGGACACGACTAACATGGCGTTCCTGGCCGAGGCTGAGCTGAGCAGGGGGCTGGGGACCGCTCCACACGCTGAGCAGGGGAGGAGCAGGCTGGCCCAGGGGCACCGCTCCGACCTCGGGGGCGGCACAGACATGGGAGAAGGGGGGAAACACACGGGAAGCCGGGAGACGGGGCAGAGTGAGCCCCGAgtagggtgggaggggagggcagatgagagagagagagctgggtTAGGGTGGGTGAGGGGCTGCAGCTGAGCACTCTGGGTGCCCACCTTGCCTGCAACCTTGATGCACCAAGGTTGGGGAGCCCCGGTTGCATCATCGAGCCCTGAGTCTCCGAGAGCACCCacgtccctccctccctgcactaTTTCCAGAAAGGCCAAGTCTCAGAGGCCCTCCCCTTACCCGGCCCTCTGCTTCTTGGATTTGTCGGAGATGCCATCACGTGCCATGAGCTTGTTGAAAACGATGATTCCGATGAGCATGTTCACCTGGGGGCCCAGTGGAGTGGAGTAGGGGAGACAGGATCACCAGGTGCCCTCCTGGCAGGGAAATCCCCACGTGGGAGCTGGAGTGCAAGGAGGAGGTAGAGGGAGAAACAGGATGACCCTCTGGGGCCACGCCCCTTCCAGGATGCTGAACGGGGCACGTACCAGGACAATGACGGCTGCAGGGCCCACAAAGGCATAGAGCAGGCCGCCCTCCAGGGAGAGCCAGCAGCTGGGTGGGGGAGAAGAAGGGTGTCAGACACCCAGCaggctccctccccaccctcaaaTACCATCCCTCAGTCCTCCCAGGCTCCCAAGCCCACAACATCACCAGTGCAGTCTGAGCCCCAGATGGTGAGAGTGAGCCACTGGCTCCGTATGAGCCTTGGTTTCCCCTCCAATAGAGGTCCAGAACATCAGGCTCATCCCACAGTGCTCTCACGAGCATGAAACAAGGCTGACTCCTGAGCTAAACAGTCCCTTAGGGATGACCCAGTCCCAGCACATTCCCTCagtcagggaaactgaggctcagaaatggGAGGAATTTGCTGAAAGACCCACAACAGGCATGGGCCAGGATTTCAGCCAGCTGCCCAGTCCAGTTCCCTAACAGATCCACTAACCCTTACTGCCCACCACGGGAGGCCCACGTACTAGCTGGATGTACCGTATCCTTTGGTTCGGGTAAAGCCAACAGACACGGCCACCACCAGGGCAGGCAGACCTGGGGGAGTGGGGGCACCAGAGTGAGATAGCTGTGGGTCTTCAGGGCCCCCTCGTTCTCCCAGACTCCCAGCCCAGCTGACCCCTGTGCCCAGAGAGCTGGGCCAGGGCCAAAGCTGAACCTCTCTTGCTGCCCCTGCCCACCAAGGCCCAGCAGCAGAGTCCAGCACTGGCCCTGCTCACCCCAGCCTAGGCAGAGGAAGCGCTTGCGAACGAGGCGGGTGCGCATCCGCCCAATGACAGCCAGGTAGGACTGCCAGGCCTCGGTAAGCACCCAgcaaaaggaggagagaaagaagaagtgCAGGAAGGCAGCCGTCATGGTGCACACGCCCTGCAGGGAGAGGGAATGGGAGGGAGTGGCCCTGAGCAGCCGCCAGGGCAGGAGGTGCCAGGCTTCCCACGCCCGCTGCTGGGCGCTGCCATGGCTGCCCACCTGAGCCCCGCCCCCCACAGAGCCCTGCCAGGCACCCCCGCCTTCCTGCACCCACACACAGCACGACATGGGCCTGGTGACACACACAGCACTCGGCATCCAGGGAGGCGGGTGGGCAGGCCGCCCACACATAGACGGGGCTGGCAGGGAGGGAGACAGACGTGAGCACCTGCCACGTCACAGCCGGGCAGGGCCCATGCCTGGCATGCACAGTGTTGGCGCTGTGCAGAGAAGGCCAAGGGGGCATGGGGAACAGTCTGCACCAGTCATCCACAGGCAGGTGGCAAAAGAGGCCTCGAACAGGCTCCCACATGCTCACAGACATGAGGAGGCCCAATGCCACCTGCCCAACACACACCCGGTGCTCAGCTCACATATACATTTGCTGATGTTCACAGAAGTTCTTCATTCCAGTACACACCTCCTCTCCAAGTCCTCACATATGGTCTCACACACTATTTCACACACACTCATCCCAACATGGGGAGCTCACACGCAACCTCGAGGGCTAtacaagcaaacacacacacggCATGCTCTCCACCCCTTCACCCACTCACACCCCTGGCAGCCCTGGAAGCCTGCACCTGCCTTGCTCAGCACACGGGACTGGCCCACGAGGATCAGGATGTTGGATGCCAAGATGGACAGGCAGAAGTTCAGCAAGATGATGGAGCGTTCAGATTTTATGAACCTGCCAGGGTACAGCAAGCAGGTACAGAGGCGCTGGCTGCCCCACCCGACCTGGTGTGGCTGGCCACCtcccgccccaccccacccccaccagagGCAGGTGTCAGGCCTACCTCCAAAAGGCAGCATAGATGGCGAGCAGCGTGAGCAGCGCCATGCAGGACACTGCACAGCCAATCACAAGCGGGACCGAGGGGGAGCCCGCCAGCTCCAGGGTCTAGGGGAGACAGGCAGGCGGTCAGATGGGTTGCTGGGAGAGGGTGGCTACAGGGGCCCCTGTCCCCTCATCTAGCACAGACTGGCATACCCACAGAGAGAAGGGCAACACCTTCTTGCTGTTGTACTCGtgctgcacagaacagacctgggTATCCAGGTGGACTCATATTTACACTCAGTCACCACACTCTTCAACACACAACcagacatgcacatacacacacaaccagCCGCTGCTGCACACTCCCAGGCAAGTATCATTGCTGTGAGCACAATCCCAGGGGCACAGACATCCAAGTGCACTCCCACAAGCGCACCTGCGGATGCACATTCAGGATCACCCGGGCGCCTGCCAACACCATCACTGATGGCTGCTGGAAGCCCAGGGCCTCCTCTCTTGTCCAGCCCAGGCACCTCCGTTCCACTCACCAAGTCCTTGGGCGGCTGGGCTAGCACAGCAAAAGTGGACAGGTGCTGGCACTGACAGCGGGTGTGAGCTGCCTGGGTCTCCAGGGTCTGGCAATTCTCAGTGTCCCAGTCTCCTGAGCTGGCATCTCTTGGGTAGGGACGGGAGAGATGGAATGAGCTCCAGGCCAGCTATGTGGCCCTGCCCCCTGTCCTGGCCACTGCCCAAGGACAAGCTAAATCCACATAGGTCCATATGCACAAGGCAACAGCAAGGACTCCCAGGATAGGTTCTTGACCCCTTAGGCTAGGATGGCACCAAAAATCCCTCTTGCCTTTCAGGCAGGGGACTCCTTTCTGATAAGGGGCCCTAGAGCTGCTCCCTTCCTCACCCAGAGGAGCCACCCAACTCACGCTCTGGAGTAGTCCCAGCTGGCACAATGGGGATCCGTGGTGCCCTGGGGAGCAGAAGACATGAGTACAGTTAGGGAGGAAAACTCACCAGCCCCGACCACTGCCCATGCCGTGGGGGCCACAGCAGCTCCCACACAGGTCTAAGGTTCAGTCCACCGTCAGGGGCAGACACAGGCCTCTGgctgcccaggttggggtgcgcCCAGGGTTCCTGTGTGGACTTCCACTCACATTGATGATGTAGGAGAGCTCCACTGTGATGAGTGGCTCAGCTGGAGGCTGGGTAGGGGGCCGCACAGTCACTGTCATCACCCGGGATGTGACAGCCAGTGGGGGCCTGGAGAATAGATACTGAAGTCAGTTCCTGCCAGCGGGTGCCAACCCCAGTCAGAAACCCTGAAGCCACTTTAAATGGGGGGGCCCAGAGGCTTCCAGGGAGCCAAAGTCCAGGAGTCCTAGCTCAGTGGGGTCCAGGACTTCAGGTGAGGTCTAGAGCTCTGTCCATCACCCTCTGGATGACAGACCAGCCTCCGGAAGCGGCATGGATGTATCTGAGAAGCACATGTGTCCAGAGCCAGGCAAGGGGTCCCTGAAGGTGCAGGAGGCTGCCATGGATCTCTCTGCAGCCAGCACTGGCTCAGTCCTCCCTGTTCTTACCTGGGCCTTCCTGGACCCTCAGCAGCCCCATCCACCCATCCCCAGGACTCACCTGGGGGGTGGCAGGATGAGGCCAAGGGTGCGGTAGAGCACAGCACCGATCACAAAGTAGGAGGACTCATCAGGGTCCGCTGGGAGGAGGCGCTGGTGGGAGTGGCCCGGGCCAGGGGGCACCGTTCCTGGGCCCCTCCCCCTGCCGGGGCTGCCTGCTGCCCCAGATGTGGCTGGCTTCCCTGGGGAGGAGAGGCTGAGCACCTCCTTGGGCAGGAAGAGGCGGTCCTCTGAGTGCCGCACCCAGTCCTTCATGCCCCGGCGGCCCCGCATGGGGAATGTGATGTCGCTGGACACAGCTGAGACAGGCTCTCGCTGAATGCTGATCACTGCAGTGGGAGGAGGGTGGGCAGAGATAGACAGATGGGCAGAGACAAAGAGTGGCAGGGTAGACCAGGGGAAGAGACAGATGTAGGGGAGACACGTACCAGGAAAGGTAGATGTAGACACCGAAGTTGGTCCAAACACAAGAGACAGAGATGTACACAGAAACAGACAACACAGATGAAGGAGAGGATGGAATGTGGAGAGAAAGATACAAATATGGGGTTAGGTAGAGGGAAGACAGATCCTCCTGAGTTCTGCCACATTCAGGACCCCCTCCCCTGACTGCCTCCTTGTACCCAGGTTGTCTGTGACAATCAGAGAGCTCTGGAAGGCCTTGAGAGCATCGCCCACCAGGTGAATGAAGTCCTCCACGACACGGAGCAGGTGCACAGAGCCAGGGGACACCTGGGGACAGAGAGTGTGTAAAGGTGCAAGGCAGGGTAGGTCCTGGTAGGAGAAGCTGGTAGCTGTGCCCCGCACCTGCTGAGCATCGTCCCACTTCTCCTTATTTTCCGCGTCCACCATGAAGCTCACCACCTGGAAGAAGCGCTGGGGAGAGAGCAATGAATGAGTGGCAGGGGGTCCTAACCCCAGGGAACAGGTGGCTCCCTCACTATAGCCACACTTGCCGCCCCTGCTGCAGACTCTGCCTAGGAGCCTGGCCTCCCCCCTCAGTTTGGGCCTTCTCTACCCTCCACCCTCCTTCCTCCCAGGTGGTACCTGCACATCATCAGCCGAGGGCACGTAGGTGGCCCTCTTAAAGGTGTCAGTGACATTCCTCAGAATGTCCACAGAGAAGAGCAGGTCCCCGCTATAGTAGGTGCGGCGGGCCAGTAGCTCCTGCAGGCTTCGTACCACCTGCGACATGCCCTCACCCGCCAGCATGCGCTGCCCCTTGGCCAGGTGCTCCCTAAGCTGTAGGTGACGAGGGGCCACAGTCACTGAAGTGTCAGGAGCTGGAACCAGACCCTGGCCCATCCCACTCCAGTCCACCCACTGCTTGCATCCACGGGGAGAAAAAGGGGGAAAGGGTCAGAGAGGCTCAAAGGGGTGCACAGGGGAGACAGAGTCCAAGAAAGAGACTCATAAAGAGAGAGAATCCCAAAGGGTactttaaaaaagacagaaatagaaacaccTAGAGAATAAAGGTGCTCAGATGTACATATAAAAGATAGAAGCACAGTATGGGAACAGGGTACCTCCCCAGCCCAAAGGGGTCATGTACATTCTGGAGTGTAATGAGCATGTGTgtgggtgcacacacacacatgcacacacacgcacatgcacatagtctctctctctttctctcactctctctcaacACAAGTTCTAAATGCATTCACACAATTAATACCCAGTTACGGTCAAACATGTACACACATTTGCTGACACTACTCTTACCCCATGACTGGCCCTAGGCTGGGCGCTGgggacacaaaaataaattcaactttTCCCCTGCCTTCCAGGAGGCCCCAGTCTAGCAGCACACACAGACACTTGGATGA harbors:
- the ADGRB2 gene encoding adhesion G protein-coupled receptor B2 isoform X31 → MTPACPLLLSVILSLRLAAAFDPAPSACSALASGVLYGAFSLQDLFPTIASGCSWTLENPDPTKYSLYLRFNRQEQVCTHFAPRLLPLDHYLVNFTCLRPSPEEAVAQAESEVGRPEEEEEEEEEEEEEEAAAAAGLELCSGSSPFTFLHFDKNFVQLCLSAEPSEAPRLLAPAALAFRFVEVLLINNNNSSQFTCGVLCRWSEECGRVAGRACGFAQPSCSCPGEAGAGSATTTSPGPPAAHTLSNALVPRGPAPPAEADLHSGSSNDLFTTEMRYGLSWPLLSPCCHLRVPGEEPEEEPKVKTQWPRSADEPGLYMAQTGDPAAEEWSPWSVCSLTCGQGLQVRTRSCVSSPYGTLCSGPLRETRPCNNSATCPVEGQWLEWGPWGPCSTSCANGTQQRSRKCSVAGPAWATCTGALTDTRECSNLECPATDGKWGPWNAWSLCSKTCDTGWQRRFRMCQATGTQGYPCEGTGEEVKPCSEKRCPAFHEMCRDEYVMLMTWKKAAAGEIIYNKCPPNASGSASRRCLLSAQGVAYWGLPSFARCISHEYRYLYLSLREHLAKGQRMLAGEGMSQVVRSLQELLARRTYYSGDLLFSVDILRNVTDTFKRATYVPSADDVQRFFQVVSFMVDAENKEKWDDAQQVSPGSVHLLRVVEDFIHLVGDALKAFQSSLIVTDNLVISIQREPVSAVSSDITFPMRGRRGMKDWVRHSEDRLFLPKEVLSLSSPGKPATSGAAGSPGRGRGPGTVPPGPGHSHQRLLPADPDESSYFVIGAVLYRTLGLILPPPRPPLAVTSRVMTVTVRPPTQPPAEPLITVELSYIINGTTDPHCASWDYSRADASSGDWDTENCQTLETQAAHTRCQCQHLSTFAVLAQPPKDLTLELAGSPSVPLVIGCAVSCMALLTLLAIYAAFWRFIKSERSIILLNFCLSILASNILILVGQSRVLSKGVCTMTAAFLHFFFLSSFCWVLTEAWQSYLAVIGRMRTRLVRKRFLCLGWGLPALVVAVSVGFTRTKGYGTSSYCWLSLEGGLLYAFVGPAAVIVLVNMLIGIIVFNKLMARDGISDKSKKQRAGASLWSSCVVLPLLALTWMSAVLAMTDRRSVLFQALFAVFNSAQGFVITAVHCFLRREVQDVVKCQMGVCRADESEDSPDSCKNGQLQILSDFEKDVDLACQTVLFKEVNTCNPSTITGTLSRLSLDEDEEPKSCLVGPEGSLSFSPLPGNILVPMAASPGLGEPPPPQEANPVYMCGEGGLRQLDLTWLRPTEPGSEGDYMVLPRRTLSLQPGSGGGGGEDAPRARPEGTPRRAAKTVAHTEGYPSFLSVDHSGLGLGPAYGSLQNPYGMTFQPPPTTPSARQVPEPGERSRTMPRTVPGSTMKMGSLERKKLRYSDLDFEKVMHTRKRHSELYHELNQKFHTFDRYRSQSTAKDKPSPGERPSLSQHRRHQSWSTFKSMTLGSLPPKPRERLTLHRAAAWEPTEPPDGDFQTEV
- the ADGRB2 gene encoding adhesion G protein-coupled receptor B2 isoform X23, translated to MTPACPLLLSVILSLRLAAAFDPAPSACSALASGVLYGAFSLQDLFPTIASGCSWTLENPDPTKYSLYLRFNRQEQVCTHFAPRLLPLDHYLVNFTCLRPSPEEAVAQAESEVGRPEEEEEEEEEEEEEEAAAAAGLELCSGSSPFTFLHFDKNFVQLCLSAEPSEAPRLLAPAALAFRFVEVLLINNNNSSQFTCGVLCRWSEECGRVAGRACGFAQPSCSCPGEAGAGSATTTSPGPPAAHTLSNALVPRGPAPPAEADLHSGSSNDLFTTEMRYGLSWPLLSPCCHLRVPGEEPEEEPKVKTQWPRSADEPGLYMAQTGDPAAEEWSPWSVCSLTCGQGLQVRTRSCVSSPYGTLCSGPLRETRPCNNSATCPVEGQWLEWGPWGPCSTSCANGTQQRSRKCSVAGPAWATCTGALTDTRECSNLECPATDGKWGPWNAWSLCSKTCDTGWQRRFRMCQATGTQGYPCEGTGEEVKPCSEKRCPAFHEMCRDEYVMLMTWKKAAAGEIIYNKCPPNASGSASRRCLLSAQGVAYWGLPSFARCISHEYRYLYLSLREHLAKGQRMLAGEGMSQVVRSLQELLARRTYYSGDLLFSVDILRNVTDTFKRATYVPSADDVQRFFQVVSFMVDAENKEKWDDAQQVSPGSVHLLRVVEDFIHLVGDALKAFQSSLIVTDNLVISIQREPVSAVSSDITFPMRGRRGMKDWVRHSEDRLFLPKEVLSLSSPGKPATSGAAGSPGRGRGPGTVPPGPGHSHQRLLPADPDESSYFVIGAVLYRTLGLILPPPRPPLAVTSRVMTVTVRPPTQPPAEPLITVELSYIINGTTDPHCASWDYSRADASSGDWDTENCQTLETQAAHTRCQCQHLSTFAVLAQPPKDLTLELAGSPSVPLVIGCAVSCMALLTLLAIYAAFWRFIKSERSIILLNFCLSILASNILILVGQSRVLSKGVCTMTAAFLHFFFLSSFCWVLTEAWQSYLAVIGRMRTRLVRKRFLCLGWGLPALVVAVSVGFTRTKGYGTSSYCWLSLEGGLLYAFVGPAAVIVLVNMLIGIIVFNKLMARDGISDKSKKQRAGSERCPWASLLLPCSACGAVPSPLLSSASARNAMASLWSSCVVLPLLALTWMSAVLAMTDRRSVLFQALFAVFNSAQGFVITAVHCFLRREVQDVVKCQMGVCRADESEDSPDSCKNGQLQILSDFEKDVDLACQTVLFKEVNTCNPSTITGTLSRLSLDEDEEPKSCLVGPEGSLSFSPLPGNILVPMAASPGLGEPPPPQEANPVYMCGEGGLRQLDLTWLRPTEPGSEGDYMVLPRRTLSLQPGSGGGGGEDAPRARPEGTPRRAAKTVAHTEGYPSFLSVDHSGLGLGPAYGSLQNPYGMTFQPPPTTPSARQVPEPGERSRTMPRTVPGSTMKMGSLERKKLRYSDLDFEKVMHTRKRHSELYHELNQKFHTFDRYRSQSTAKDKPSPGERPSLSQHRRHQSWSTFKSMTLGSLPPKPRERLTLHRAAAWEPTEPPDGDFQTEV